The region AGAAGATAAAAATACTATAGAAACTGTACTTTTAAAACATAAAGATAGATATACTATTTGTATTTCTACCCAAGTTGGATGTCCTGTTAAATGTGATTTTTGTGCTACTGGAATGGATGGTTTTGTAAGAAATCTTGAAGTGCACGAAATACTAAATCAAGTATATACTTTAAATAGACGAATAGAAAAACGTGGATTTAAAATTAACAATATTGTATTTATGGGAATGGGTGAACCTTTTTTAAATATTGATAATCTTATAAAATCTATTAAAATTTTAACTGATAAAAATGGTCTTGATTTTTCTATTAGAAAAATTACTGTTTCTACTTCAGGAATAGTTCCAGGTATAGAAAGATTAATGGAGGAAAAACTTCAAATAGAATTAGCTATATCTCTTCATTCAGTATTTAATGAGAAAAGAGATATGATCATTCCTATTAATAAAAGATATCCATTAGAAGATTTAATCGTTGTTTTAAAAGAATATCAACGTATGACTAAAAGACGAATTAGCTTTGAATACATAATGATTAAAAATTTTAATGTTGGTCGTAATGATATGGAATTTTTAGCAGATTTAATGCATGAATTCGATCATATTCTTAATTTAATTCCCTATAATAGTATCGAAGGAAAAGATTGGGAAAGACCTCATGAAAATAAAATGAAAAGTTTTTATGAATACTTAAAAAATGATCGTAAAGTA is a window of Hypnocyclicus thermotrophus DNA encoding:
- the rlmN gene encoding 23S rRNA (adenine(2503)-C(2))-methyltransferase RlmN codes for the protein MNKFNLLNATYDELEKFLLELGFKKFNAKQIYSWLHNKLVRKIDEMTNISLKNRELLTEKSYIPLFNVLKQQISKIDETEKYLFELEDKNTIETVLLKHKDRYTICISTQVGCPVKCDFCATGMDGFVRNLEVHEILNQVYTLNRRIEKRGFKINNIVFMGMGEPFLNIDNLIKSIKILTDKNGLDFSIRKITVSTSGIVPGIERLMEEKLQIELAISLHSVFNEKRDMIIPINKRYPLEDLIVVLKEYQRMTKRRISFEYIMIKNFNVGRNDMEFLADLMHEFDHILNLIPYNSIEGKDWERPHENKMKSFYEYLKNDRKVNVTFRQEKGADINGACGQLRQKNR